CTGCGCGGCGACGTGCCCGAACCCCCGCCGGTGGGCGGCGAGGCGAGCGTGTTCCCGATCTGCCAGCTCCCGCCGGACACCGCCGACTTCCGCGGTCGCCACGCCGAACAGCGGCGGCTGGTCGCGGAGCTGAGCGCCGCCGGGCCGGTGCCGGTGGTGGTGCTGACCGGTCAGGCCGGGGTCGGCAAGACCGCGCTGGCGGTCCGGGTCGCGCACCGCCTGCGCGCGCGGTTCCCGGACGGCCAGCTCTTCCTGGACCTCGGCGGCTCCGGCGCGACCCCGCGCGCGCCGGGTGACCTGGTCGCGGGGCTGCTGCGCGCGTTGCAGGCCGACGTGCCCGACGACGTGGCCGAACGGGTGGCGGCGCTGCGCGCGGTGCTGGCCGACCGGCGGGTCCTGGTCGTGCTGGACGACGCCGGGCACGCCGACCAGGTGCGGGCGTTGCTGCCCGGCACGACGGGATCGGCGGTGCTGGTCACGGCGCTGCGGCGGATGGACGACCTGGCCGGTTCCACGCCGGTGCCGGTCGGCCCGCTCGCGCCGGAGGACGCCCGCGAGCTGCTGGCGGCCGTGGCCGGCACCGAGCGGGTGGCGGCGGAGGTGGTGGCGGCCGACGAGGTGGCGCGGTGGTGCGGACACCTCCCGGCGGCGGTGCGGATCGCCGGGACCCGGCTGGCGCAGCGCCCCCACCTGGGCCTGCGGGCGTTCGCCGAGCGGCTGGCCGACGAGCGCGGTCGGCTCGACGAGCTGTGCGTGGGCGGGGTCGGGGTGCGGTCCGGCCTGGAGCGGGTCCACGGGCGGCTGTGCCCGCGGGCGCGGTGGGCGGCCGGGCGGATCGCCGACCTCGGGCCGCGGGAGGTGACCGAACGCGAGGTCACCGGCCTGTTCGGAGACGTCGTGGTGGAGGAGTTGATGGCCTTCGGGCTGCTGGAACCCCGTGGTGTGGACCGGGCCGGCGAGCCGCGGTACCGGCTGCCCGAGCTGTTCCGCGTGTTCGTGCTGGAACAGCGCGAGGGGTGAGGGCGCGCGGCCCCCACCCCTCGCGAGGAGGTCCGATCAGGTGCCGGTGCAGGCGGCGGTCGCGAACGGGCCGGTGGCGGTCTTCGTCGACACCACCGCGCCGTCCACGGTGATCTTGCAGGTCACCGTGCCGCCGTTCTCGCCGGCCGTGACGGTCAGCGTGCCGCCCTTGAAGACGCCCTTGTTCTCCACCTGCTTGCTCCACGGCAGGGTCGCCGCCGTCTCCGACTTCGGGTCCAGCACCTCGCCGTAGAGGATGTCCACGTCGGTGGCGTCGCCGGTCACCTCGTAGTCCACCTTGGCGACCCGCTCCACCTCCTCCTTCACCTCGTCGACGGCGGCGTTCCAGATGAACACCCAGGCGATGCACACGCCCAGGCCCAGCACGGACGCCACGACACCGGCGATGGACAGGCCCTTGTTGGTGGCCTTGCCCTTGCCCACCCGAGCGATGCCCACGGCGGAGAAGATCAGACCCAGGATGACCAGGGGCCACGCCACCACCCCGATGAACGGGATCGGCGACAACACCAGCCCCACCACACCGAGGACGAACCCGGCGGTGCCCAGGCCGTTCCTGGGCGGCACGGGCGCGGTCGGGGGCACGGGTGGGTAGGAGGTCTGCTGGGACATTTGTCCTTCACTTTCATTGCGGGGAACAACAATTCGCCCCGGCCGCGGAATTCGTGAGAACGGCTCGAAAGGCGTCGCAGAGCCTGCCAACGCCCACCACACGCGTGGCACACCCGCGATCCACAAAGCGCCAGGCCGGCGGACTGCGGCCGGTATCCGGGCCGAACCGGTGCGTGACGCCAACTGTGAGCGTCAATTTCTCCTGAGCCTTGCTAACGAACACTGGGGTAACGTCCGTGCTCGTGCGCCCCGATGACTTGCAGTCGCTGACCCTGCCCGGCTCGGTGTCGGTCCAGGGCGACCTCGTCCTGGTGAACGTCGCCACCCCGGACCTCACCGCGAACGCCTACCGGGGCGGGCTGTACCGCGTGCCCCTGGACGGCTCCGGCGCGCAGCGCTGGACCTGGGCCGAACGCGACCTCGCCCCGCGGATCTCGCCGGACGGCCGGT
This DNA window, taken from Saccharothrix variisporea, encodes the following:
- a CDS encoding AfsR/SARP family transcriptional regulator, whose translation is MKFGVLGPLTVRTSDGVPVPIRGKRLRTLLSVLLVHAGRPVAAHQLVDALWEGEPPKSYLSNLHTYVSRLRDRLPDLRIDHTDGLYTARVHPDDLDLLVFRGRVDAARLAVRRGEHAMAADLYRSALALFRDRPLLDLDAPALEPEISHLESTRLLLVEDRFEAELAAGRHVEVVAELEALVAEQPTRERLCRQLMLALCAAGRQADALAAYRTTRDRLVEAVGVEPGPALRRLHREILRGDVPEPPPVGGEASVFPICQLPPDTADFRGRHAEQRRLVAELSAAGPVPVVVLTGQAGVGKTALAVRVAHRLRARFPDGQLFLDLGGSGATPRAPGDLVAGLLRALQADVPDDVAERVAALRAVLADRRVLVVLDDAGHADQVRALLPGTTGSAVLVTALRRMDDLAGSTPVPVGPLAPEDARELLAAVAGTERVAAEVVAADEVARWCGHLPAAVRIAGTRLAQRPHLGLRAFAERLADERGRLDELCVGGVGVRSGLERVHGRLCPRARWAAGRIADLGPREVTEREVTGLFGDVVVEELMAFGLLEPRGVDRAGEPRYRLPELFRVFVLEQREG
- a CDS encoding MmpS family transport accessory protein; translated protein: MSQQTSYPPVPPTAPVPPRNGLGTAGFVLGVVGLVLSPIPFIGVVAWPLVILGLIFSAVGIARVGKGKATNKGLSIAGVVASVLGLGVCIAWVFIWNAAVDEVKEEVERVAKVDYEVTGDATDVDILYGEVLDPKSETAATLPWSKQVENKGVFKGGTLTVTAGENGGTVTCKITVDGAVVSTKTATGPFATAACTGT